The window GGGTTATGACCGAACTCGCCCCGCCCGTCAACGGAAAATCGTGCTGGAATGAATATTTCCGGCAACCAGCTCAAATAGAAGGGATTCGTCTGCGGCCAGCCACCCTGCCGCCGCCCCTTGCGGACCGCTTCGGGCGCGCCCGGGCCCGCCATCCATGCGCCGGGGGCTGGCGGCGCTCCCGGGCTGCCCCCACCCCGCGCCCGCCGGGCCTCAGAAACGGTCCTTGCCCAGGCCCCAGTCCGCCCATTCGGGCCACAGCGGCGGGGCGGCGGCCTCGAACTCCGGCAGGCGCAGCCGAAAATGGTGCAGGTACAGCCGCGGCCCTTCCTGCGGACCATAGACCCCGTCGCCCAGCACCGGGTGGCCCGCCGCCGCCAGGTGGGCGCGGATCTGGTGCCGCGCGCCTTTATGGATAATGCAGCGCACCAGGGTGGCCCCGGGCGCGGCCTGGGCGAGCACTGGCTCCACCTCGGTGCGCCGCAGGCCCGTGGGGTCCGCCTCGTCCAGCACGCGCACCACCCGCCGCCGCGCGGCGTCGATGGCGCCCGCGCAGACAAAGGGGGTCTCCACCTGGCCCAGCACCAGGGCCGCGTAGACCTTGGTCACCGCCGCCTGGTCCTCCAGCTCGCGGTAGCGCGCGGCCATGGCCTCGGACAGGGCCACGGCCAGAAGCCCCGAGGTGGGCAGG is drawn from Desulfocurvus vexinensis DSM 17965 and contains these coding sequences:
- a CDS encoding pseudouridine synthase family protein; protein product: MNDVPDDTPRGVVPPEMEGRRLDQALELVLPGAGLRARKRAWEAGVVLVDGFPRPKGYRVMAGQVLTLRAGEPAGAAGGGGEPGGVPEGVRVVGQNTGLMAALFKPGGVHSEAIAGRPGSSVEQCLGAFWPGRFARLVNRLDLPTSGLLAVALSEAMAARYRELEDQAAVTKVYAALVLGQVETPFVCAGAIDAARRRVVRVLDEADPTGLRRTEVEPVLAQAAPGATLVRCIIHKGARHQIRAHLAAAGHPVLGDGVYGPQEGPRLYLHHFRLRLPEFEAAAPPLWPEWADWGLGKDRF